A genomic region of Chryseobacterium sp. KACC 21268 contains the following coding sequences:
- a CDS encoding acetyltransferase: MLIVGAKGFAKEVLEIFHQKDETENLFFYDDISTDLPDLLYDQFKVLKSEEDAKTIFEGISNEFTLGIGNPKLRNKLSEKFETLGGKLSSAISQYAEIGSYGVEIGEGCNILGGARISNDVAIGSGTIVYYNSIITHDVKIGKFCEISPGVTLLGRCTVGEFVKIGAGAIIFPDVNIGSNAVIAAGAVVRNDVPENTMAAGVPATIKKTI, from the coding sequence ATGCTGATTGTAGGCGCAAAAGGTTTTGCTAAAGAAGTTTTGGAGATATTTCATCAAAAGGATGAGACCGAAAACCTGTTCTTTTACGATGATATCTCTACCGACTTACCTGATTTATTGTACGATCAATTCAAAGTTTTAAAAAGTGAGGAGGACGCAAAAACGATTTTCGAAGGCATTTCCAACGAATTTACATTAGGAATTGGAAATCCAAAACTTAGAAATAAATTATCCGAAAAATTTGAAACTTTAGGAGGCAAATTATCCTCAGCCATCAGCCAATATGCTGAAATAGGAAGTTATGGTGTTGAGATTGGAGAAGGCTGCAATATTCTTGGCGGCGCCAGAATCTCCAACGATGTGGCAATAGGATCAGGTACTATTGTTTATTATAATTCCATCATTACGCACGATGTCAAAATTGGAAAGTTTTGCGAAATCTCACCAGGTGTTACACTTTTAGGACGATGCACAGTTGGCGAATTTGTAAAAATCGGTGCCGGTGCCATTATTTTTCCTGATGTAAATATTGGTAGCAACGCAGTGATAGCTGCTGGAGCAGTCGTAAGAAATGATGTTCCGGAAAACACAATGGCAGCAGGAGTTCCGGCTACCATAAAAAAAACAATATAG
- a CDS encoding glycosyltransferase, giving the protein MKKKSILFVADRPDWAYHNLIRTWGDGLKDFDCYVTFEEDFNIRAKDFSFSEKRITNVLNLVKNPKKKFVIDSSSKFSYPKYKTPPVYEVNTGKKVEKIHFDVIYECAFYFQFMSVFPFTSDKRFVGIYTDSFPHEGPSFDEKTKTDLKKLSRKEFFEKYLKLYDGIIVGSLGLYNDYKELSDKVTFANGIFLQDEFVENNNVGENEHLIIGWTGNPNRAMKGFREVIEPAIAEVNKTGRKVIIKTKFSGPYTELLTFYSDVDAIVIASEADTGPSLFAEASLSKVPAISTKIGFPKMIIKDGVNGMIVNRDINEMKNAIIKLYDNRKLLKSFSERIKQDYLALLDNQISIENLKKLFT; this is encoded by the coding sequence TTGAAAAAAAAATCAATCCTTTTTGTTGCGGACAGGCCTGACTGGGCTTACCATAACCTTATTCGGACCTGGGGTGATGGTTTGAAAGATTTTGATTGCTATGTAACCTTCGAGGAGGATTTTAACATCAGAGCAAAAGATTTTTCATTTTCGGAAAAGAGAATTACCAATGTTCTAAATCTTGTTAAGAATCCAAAGAAGAAATTTGTCATAGACTCTTCTTCCAAATTTTCTTATCCGAAGTACAAAACACCGCCTGTGTATGAAGTCAATACCGGGAAAAAAGTAGAAAAAATACATTTTGATGTGATCTATGAATGTGCATTTTACTTCCAGTTCATGTCTGTTTTTCCATTTACTTCGGACAAAAGGTTTGTAGGAATTTATACAGATTCTTTTCCGCATGAAGGGCCAAGTTTTGATGAGAAAACGAAAACCGACCTAAAGAAACTTTCCAGAAAAGAATTCTTTGAAAAATATCTGAAATTGTATGACGGTATTATTGTCGGAAGTTTGGGTTTGTACAACGATTATAAAGAATTAAGTGATAAAGTTACATTTGCCAATGGAATTTTCCTTCAGGATGAATTTGTTGAGAATAATAACGTCGGCGAAAATGAACATTTGATAATTGGCTGGACTGGAAATCCCAACCGCGCGATGAAAGGTTTCCGGGAAGTGATAGAGCCCGCAATTGCAGAAGTGAATAAGACTGGAAGAAAAGTAATTATAAAAACCAAATTTTCAGGCCCTTACACAGAATTGCTAACTTTTTATAGTGATGTAGACGCCATTGTTATCGCATCAGAAGCTGACACAGGTCCTTCACTATTTGCAGAAGCAAGTTTATCAAAAGTGCCCGCAATTTCTACAAAGATTGGATTTCCGAAAATGATCATTAAAGATGGTGTCAACGGAATGATTGTAAACAGAGACATCAATGAGATGAAAAATGCAATCATCAAACTTTATGACAACCGGAAACTGTTGAAATCCTTTTCGGAAAGAATAAAGCAGGATTATCTGGCACTTTTGGACAACCAGATTTCTATTGAGAATTTAAAAAAATTGTTTACCTAA
- a CDS encoding glycosyltransferase gives MKKSILFIADRPNWAYEYMIKAWLPFLLEEYDCFIAFDDDYSIKKINSKSWIFRLITNFKSCVKLIIFQLINKNKAVYFIDKTFSYYYPKYPSDKLYQYKTDLSRTLSEKKKFDIKVEMAYYFQYMAELPFSADKNIVGIFTDKFPHEGPTYDLKNKIDRSLLTQKEFFDKYIKSYSHLIVGGGNLLSIYKKLTDNVNFVYGIFGQDQFIENQKVGKNEFLTIGWTGNPTRRMKGFEEYILPAIENVKKTGRDIRLKTKFSGPYQDLFTFYKDVDLVIVASDADSGPSMYGEASLSNVPCISTKVGLPLMGIKNNETGFLIDREIKDLENHIIKLYDDRELLGSMAQKVKTDYLKWMDNKLTIEQFKAVLKTKN, from the coding sequence ATGAAGAAAAGTATTCTTTTTATTGCAGACAGACCTAATTGGGCTTATGAATATATGATAAAGGCTTGGCTTCCGTTTTTATTAGAAGAGTACGACTGCTTTATAGCCTTTGATGATGATTATTCGATAAAAAAGATCAATTCCAAAAGTTGGATTTTTCGCCTTATTACTAACTTTAAAAGTTGTGTGAAATTAATAATATTCCAACTTATAAATAAGAACAAAGCGGTTTATTTTATTGATAAAACTTTTAGCTATTACTATCCAAAGTATCCGTCTGATAAACTATATCAATACAAAACAGACCTTAGCAGAACACTTTCTGAAAAGAAAAAATTCGATATAAAAGTAGAGATGGCTTATTACTTCCAATACATGGCAGAATTACCTTTCTCTGCCGATAAAAATATTGTGGGAATCTTTACAGATAAATTTCCACACGAAGGACCAACCTACGATTTAAAGAATAAAATCGACAGAAGTCTCCTTACACAAAAAGAGTTTTTTGATAAATACATCAAGTCTTACAGTCACCTTATTGTCGGTGGTGGAAATCTGTTATCAATTTATAAAAAACTAACCGACAATGTCAACTTCGTTTACGGTATCTTTGGTCAAGATCAATTTATTGAAAATCAAAAAGTTGGTAAGAATGAATTTTTGACAATTGGATGGACTGGAAATCCTACACGGAGAATGAAAGGTTTTGAAGAATACATTTTGCCGGCAATAGAAAATGTAAAAAAAACAGGCAGAGACATCCGACTGAAAACCAAATTTTCCGGGCCTTATCAGGATCTTTTTACTTTTTATAAAGATGTAGATCTCGTGATTGTTGCTTCCGATGCGGATTCTGGACCATCAATGTATGGAGAGGCAAGTTTGTCCAATGTGCCCTGTATTTCTACCAAAGTGGGACTGCCGCTAATGGGCATTAAAAACAACGAAACGGGATTCCTAATCGATCGGGAAATTAAGGATCTTGAAAATCACATCATTAAACTTTATGACGATCGCGAACTACTTGGCTCTATGGCTCAAAAAGTAAAAACAGATTATCTGAAATGGATGGATAATAAATTAACCATTGAACAATTTAAAGCTGTTTTAAAAACTAAAAACTAA
- a CDS encoding NAD-dependent epimerase/dehydratase family protein — protein MIIGRGLLASLFAENDKENTVFFASGVSNSLENRPEEFLREETLIRKTIEANPEKIFVYFSTCSIYDSSKTTSDYVLHKLKMEQIIKSDCKKYLILRVSNAVGKGGNPNLLMNYLVRSIKNNETINVHTKATRNLIDADDIKNITFDLLDHQTLNKIINVAYIQNYVIIEILEIIERFYKTKLDLNLIKSGSGYDINVPDVEDYFRNHGLTNKESYLCKILEKYYS, from the coding sequence ATGATAATAGGTAGAGGACTTTTAGCATCTCTTTTTGCAGAAAACGATAAAGAAAACACAGTTTTTTTCGCGTCGGGCGTGTCTAATTCTCTGGAAAACAGACCCGAAGAATTCCTGAGAGAGGAAACGTTAATTAGAAAGACCATTGAAGCCAATCCTGAGAAAATTTTTGTCTATTTCTCTACTTGCAGCATTTATGATTCTTCCAAAACAACCAGCGATTATGTGCTTCACAAGCTAAAAATGGAGCAAATTATTAAAAGCGATTGCAAGAAATATCTGATTTTGAGAGTCAGTAACGCCGTTGGAAAAGGCGGTAATCCAAATCTTCTGATGAACTACCTCGTGCGTTCTATCAAAAATAACGAAACGATAAATGTTCATACGAAGGCAACGCGAAACCTAATCGATGCGGATGATATCAAGAATATTACATTTGATTTATTAGACCATCAAACCCTTAATAAAATTATCAATGTGGCCTACATCCAGAATTATGTGATCATTGAAATTTTAGAAATCATCGAACGTTTTTACAAAACAAAATTAGACCTGAATCTTATAAAAAGTGGTTCCGGATATGATATCAATGTTCCTGATGTAGAAGATTACTTCCGAAATCACGGTCTTACAAACAAAGAATCTTATCTTTGCAAAATCTTAGAGAAATATTACTCTTAA
- a CDS encoding SDR family oxidoreductase: MNNFKEKLSNKNILVTGGAGFIGSNLCEELLNLGANVTCLDNFSTGLRENLEAIKDNPKFKLIEGDIRNLEDCKKACENQHFVLHEAALGSVPRSINDPITSNDVNVGGYLNMLVAARDCGVKRFVYAASSSTYGDSESLPKVEDVIGKPLSPYAITKYVNELYADVFKRTYDFDTIGLRYFNVFGRKQNPNGAYAAVIPKFVMQLMNHESPVINGGGEYSRDFTYIDNVILMNLLALTSENPESQNQVYNTAFGERTTLNDLVKYLKQYLSDFDAKIADVEIIYGDYRKGDVPHSLASIDKAKSLLEYQPKHSMKDGLKEAVNWYWENLK; the protein is encoded by the coding sequence ATGAACAATTTTAAAGAAAAACTAAGTAACAAAAACATATTAGTCACTGGTGGCGCAGGTTTCATTGGATCAAACCTTTGCGAAGAGCTTTTGAACCTCGGTGCAAATGTCACTTGCCTGGATAACTTTTCTACAGGCTTGCGAGAGAATCTGGAAGCTATCAAAGACAATCCAAAATTCAAGCTCATCGAAGGCGATATCAGAAATTTGGAAGATTGCAAAAAAGCCTGTGAAAACCAACATTTCGTCTTGCACGAGGCGGCGCTTGGATCTGTTCCCAGATCTATCAACGATCCTATCACAAGCAATGATGTGAACGTGGGTGGATATCTTAATATGCTAGTTGCGGCAAGAGATTGTGGTGTGAAAAGATTTGTTTACGCAGCAAGTTCTTCTACTTATGGTGATTCTGAAAGCCTTCCAAAAGTGGAAGACGTAATTGGGAAACCACTCTCACCGTACGCCATTACAAAATACGTGAATGAGCTGTACGCCGATGTTTTCAAAAGGACTTATGATTTTGACACGATTGGCCTGAGATATTTCAATGTTTTTGGAAGAAAACAAAATCCCAATGGCGCCTATGCTGCGGTAATTCCGAAGTTTGTGATGCAACTGATGAATCACGAATCGCCTGTCATCAATGGTGGTGGCGAGTATTCCAGAGATTTCACTTACATCGATAATGTAATCTTAATGAATCTTTTGGCATTGACTTCAGAAAACCCTGAATCTCAAAATCAAGTTTACAATACAGCCTTCGGAGAAAGAACAACTCTTAATGATCTTGTAAAATACCTGAAACAATATTTATCAGATTTTGATGCTAAAATTGCAGATGTGGAAATCATCTACGGTGATTACAGAAAAGGAGACGTACCACACTCTCTTGCAAGCATCGACAAAGCAAAAAGTCTATTGGAATATCAGCCAAAACATTCTATGAAAGATGGACTGAAGGAAGCTGTGAACTGGTATTGGGAAAATTTAAAATAA
- a CDS encoding nucleotide sugar dehydrogenase: protein MNHKITIIGLGYVGLPLARLFSTKYPVVGFDINEKRIGELNAGKDDTLEVSDELLQSALVKSNPKQEETGLFCSNKLEDIADSNIYVVTVPTPVDKNNRPDLTPLYKASETVAKVLKKGDIVIYESTVYPGVTEEECIPVLEKNTGLKFNVDFFAGYSPERINPGDKLHTVEKILKVTAGSNPEIGKIVDDLYNSVIEAGTYLAPTIKVAEAAKVIENSQRDINIAFVNELAKIFNLMNIDTHEVLKAAGTKWNFLPFKPGLVGGHCIGVDPYYLAQKAQEFGYHPEIILAGRRMNDSMGQYVASEAVKQMLKKDLKVNGSEVLVLGFTFKENCPDVRNTKVVDVVRNLEDYGINVSIFDPWANPDEVRHEYGLETSTKMPFKKYEAVVLAVSHKEFETLNIKNLLSENGIIYDVKGILEQGDCVTRL, encoded by the coding sequence ATGAATCATAAAATTACAATAATCGGATTAGGCTATGTTGGGCTGCCACTAGCAAGATTATTTTCAACTAAATATCCTGTTGTAGGATTTGATATTAATGAAAAAAGAATTGGCGAGCTGAATGCCGGAAAAGATGACACATTGGAAGTTTCTGATGAACTTCTACAATCTGCCCTGGTAAAAAGCAATCCGAAACAAGAGGAAACTGGTTTGTTTTGTTCTAATAAATTAGAAGACATCGCAGATTCCAATATCTATGTTGTTACAGTTCCAACACCGGTTGACAAAAACAACCGCCCAGATCTTACTCCGCTTTACAAAGCAAGCGAAACTGTGGCAAAGGTCCTTAAGAAAGGTGACATCGTTATTTATGAATCAACGGTTTATCCTGGCGTTACGGAGGAAGAATGTATTCCTGTTTTAGAAAAAAATACAGGATTAAAGTTCAATGTTGACTTCTTTGCAGGCTATTCCCCAGAAAGAATAAACCCAGGAGATAAACTTCACACGGTAGAGAAAATCTTGAAAGTAACCGCAGGATCCAATCCTGAAATCGGAAAAATAGTAGATGACCTTTACAATTCTGTAATCGAAGCTGGGACTTATCTTGCTCCAACCATCAAAGTTGCAGAAGCTGCAAAAGTGATAGAAAACTCACAGAGAGATATTAATATTGCTTTTGTAAATGAACTGGCAAAGATTTTCAATCTGATGAACATCGACACACACGAAGTTTTGAAAGCTGCCGGAACCAAATGGAATTTCCTTCCTTTCAAACCAGGTTTGGTTGGCGGGCATTGCATTGGTGTAGATCCTTATTATCTGGCTCAGAAAGCGCAGGAATTTGGCTATCATCCAGAAATCATCTTGGCTGGACGAAGAATGAACGACAGCATGGGACAATACGTTGCAAGTGAAGCTGTTAAGCAAATGCTTAAAAAAGACCTGAAAGTAAATGGCTCGGAAGTTTTGGTGCTTGGCTTTACATTCAAAGAAAATTGCCCGGATGTCAGAAATACGAAAGTTGTAGATGTGGTTAGAAATCTGGAAGACTACGGTATTAATGTTAGCATTTTCGATCCTTGGGCAAATCCGGACGAAGTGAGACACGAATATGGACTGGAAACATCAACCAAAATGCCTTTCAAAAAATATGAAGCTGTCGTACTAGCCGTTTCTCACAAAGAGTTTGAAACGCTAAACATCAAAAATCTACTTTCCGAAAATGGAATTATCTATGATGTGAAAGGAATTTTGGAACAAGGCGATTGTGTGACAAGACTATAA
- a CDS encoding glycosyltransferase, with translation MNPLVTIVIPVYKVEKFIERCLQSVVNQIYKNIECILVNDVTPDASMEIAEKFIQKNPEFNFIVFNQPTNQGLSMARNAGMDLAKGKYIYFLDSDDEITDYAIDHLVKRAEETDAEMVLGQSVCINEEENWKRNYFPITSKKDILEGNKEIVWNFVKGEYPVMACDKLVRMDFLMKHQLYFVKDLFSQDVLWSFQSMLKFSKIAFLREDTYLYYFHGASIIHNRGEKHFGNWITIASYMDKAYRDEKDAARKKLILEYLVDFKGMTLEMNWKAQKNEMLWKRSYKAYNQMKSLGLKDYLSADYSKKLKKQDLFYRLPLFIGYPFFRWRFGK, from the coding sequence ATGAATCCTCTTGTTACCATTGTCATTCCTGTTTACAAAGTCGAAAAATTCATTGAAAGATGTTTGCAATCGGTTGTCAATCAAATTTATAAAAACATAGAATGCATATTGGTAAATGATGTGACGCCGGATGCATCGATGGAAATTGCTGAAAAATTCATTCAGAAAAATCCGGAATTTAATTTTATTGTTTTTAATCAGCCGACCAATCAAGGTTTGTCTATGGCAAGAAATGCAGGGATGGATCTGGCAAAGGGCAAGTATATTTATTTTCTTGACAGCGATGATGAAATTACAGACTATGCGATTGATCATCTTGTCAAACGGGCAGAGGAAACAGATGCCGAGATGGTTCTGGGGCAAAGCGTCTGCATCAATGAGGAAGAAAACTGGAAGAGAAATTACTTTCCAATTACTTCTAAAAAAGATATTCTGGAAGGAAACAAAGAGATTGTCTGGAACTTTGTGAAAGGAGAATATCCGGTAATGGCTTGTGATAAGCTTGTGCGAATGGATTTTCTGATGAAACACCAGCTGTACTTTGTGAAAGATCTTTTCTCTCAGGATGTTCTTTGGAGTTTTCAGAGTATGTTGAAATTCAGTAAGATTGCTTTCTTAAGAGAAGATACTTACTTGTACTATTTCCACGGTGCTTCTATTATTCATAATCGTGGAGAAAAACATTTTGGTAATTGGATTACGATTGCTTCCTACATGGATAAGGCTTACCGGGACGAAAAGGATGCTGCAAGGAAAAAATTAATTCTGGAATATCTGGTGGATTTCAAAGGAATGACTTTGGAAATGAACTGGAAAGCACAGAAAAACGAAATGCTTTGGAAACGAAGCTACAAGGCATATAACCAAATGAAATCTTTGGGCTTGAAGGATTATTTGTCCGCAGATTATTCTAAGAAACTAAAAAAGCAGGACTTATTTTATCGCCTGCCTTTGTTTATTGGATATCCGTTTTTCCGATGGAGATTTGGAAAGTAA
- a CDS encoding acyltransferase: MEFFAKIIFKILKENTLANIRKNKNSKIGSAFRIGNYSNFSIDASASLMIGDGVSFRNYCNFVLAKNAKVILENNVFMNNYCSINAIEKIEIGENTLFGEGVKLYDHNHEYSQNKVEHRKFTTAPIKIGKDCWLGSNVTVLKGVTIGDNCIIGAGCLIYKDVPAGSVVKLKQDLI, from the coding sequence ATGGAATTTTTCGCAAAAATCATTTTTAAAATCCTGAAAGAGAACACGCTCGCCAACATTCGGAAAAACAAAAATTCGAAGATTGGAAGCGCTTTCAGAATAGGAAATTATTCCAATTTTTCCATTGATGCTTCTGCTTCTCTGATGATTGGCGACGGCGTAAGCTTCAGAAATTACTGCAACTTTGTTTTGGCAAAAAATGCAAAAGTGATTTTGGAAAACAATGTTTTTATGAATAATTACTGCTCCATCAATGCCATCGAAAAAATCGAAATCGGAGAAAATACATTGTTTGGAGAGGGTGTAAAACTCTACGATCACAATCACGAATATTCCCAAAACAAAGTAGAACACAGGAAATTCACAACAGCGCCAATCAAAATTGGAAAAGACTGCTGGCTAGGAAGCAACGTTACCGTACTGAAAGGCGTTACAATTGGCGACAACTGTATCATTGGTGCAGGCTGCCTGATTTATAAAGATGTTCCTGCTGGAAGCGTTGTCAAATTAAAACAAGATTTAATTTAA
- a CDS encoding glycosyltransferase yields MNPKISVVMSVYNGDNFVAQSVQAILDQTFQDFEFIIIDDASTDKTWEILNQFSEKDARLRLFRNEQNIGPAGFIRNLNFGCKQAKGKYIARIDHDDISRKDRFQLQYDFLEDNPDIFIVGAGLKKVDETGNDLGEMRAPLNDAEIRKVMPKKISLYHPVIMFRKEFYEDFYREKMRYCEDYDFYFRVMTDHLKMANLDESLLEYRILQNSLSREQDKVIKNLFINQCKVFYKERLATGKDSYAIFDPNTFLNIYKNPSKDLLQTAIAVSKKYYDFSGFQKLMKMYRELFSSDLFYLKNSIFLTLGESMFYKNSKLINQLD; encoded by the coding sequence ATGAATCCAAAAATTTCTGTCGTAATGTCGGTCTACAATGGCGACAATTTCGTGGCTCAAAGTGTGCAGGCAATTCTGGATCAGACGTTTCAGGATTTCGAATTTATTATTATTGATGATGCTTCTACAGATAAAACCTGGGAAATTCTAAATCAATTCTCAGAGAAAGACGCTAGATTAAGGCTTTTCAGAAACGAACAAAATATTGGTCCGGCAGGTTTCATCAGAAATCTTAATTTCGGCTGCAAACAGGCCAAAGGTAAATACATCGCAAGGATAGATCACGACGACATTTCCAGAAAAGACCGTTTCCAACTGCAATATGATTTCTTAGAAGATAATCCCGACATTTTTATCGTCGGTGCCGGTTTGAAAAAAGTAGATGAAACAGGAAATGATCTTGGAGAAATGCGTGCTCCACTCAATGATGCTGAGATCCGGAAAGTAATGCCGAAAAAGATCTCACTCTACCATCCCGTCATTATGTTCAGGAAGGAATTCTACGAAGATTTCTACCGGGAAAAGATGCGATATTGTGAAGATTACGATTTCTATTTCAGAGTAATGACGGACCATCTGAAAATGGCAAATCTGGACGAAAGTCTTTTGGAATACAGGATTCTGCAAAACTCACTTTCCCGCGAGCAGGACAAAGTGATTAAGAATCTCTTCATCAATCAATGTAAAGTTTTTTACAAAGAACGTTTGGCAACAGGCAAGGATTCTTACGCCATTTTTGACCCGAACACGTTTTTGAATATATATAAAAATCCATCCAAAGATCTACTTCAAACTGCAATCGCCGTTTCAAAAAAATATTACGATTTTTCCGGGTTTCAAAAACTGATGAAAATGTACAGAGAATTGTTCAGTTCGGATCTTTTTTATCTTAAGAATTCTATTTTCCTGACACTCGGAGAATCTATGTTTTACAAAAATTCTAAGTTGATCAATCAACTCGATTAA
- a CDS encoding glycosyltransferase encodes MTDIFIKSFNRPFYLDRCISSIEKFVSGDFRIKVLDDGTPEKYLDKIRKKHPNIEILLSDNYHGKIKAIEENLASGKAVNGFEIPTKFWFENVKKGSDYVIVTEDDVWFTNPINVDELSNQAKKHDINLLKLGWLGNESEREDLNLKSISETVESAQPKGLLFFSKRWMHAFFYNDFKFYTILYKLGKVDNITQRKYWALNSILMGFFNKRYWLEIWKEMDGKVDEKKQLINASLFYKNHRNNPNFISRLKSEAMKTTFQSSATNSYHEYGFDFDVNQFNHLINEAWWKGNFDALENFPKDFSQDYFKAFVSDKINIPEFEKWADQFRKQYENMGCKTE; translated from the coding sequence ATGACAGATATTTTCATCAAATCTTTTAACCGTCCTTTTTACCTAGACAGATGCATCTCTTCTATCGAAAAATTTGTATCCGGAGATTTTAGAATTAAGGTTTTGGATGACGGCACGCCCGAAAAATATCTGGACAAAATCAGAAAAAAACATCCGAACATAGAAATTTTGCTTTCGGATAATTATCACGGAAAGATCAAAGCAATAGAGGAAAATTTAGCTTCCGGAAAAGCTGTCAATGGTTTTGAAATTCCCACAAAATTCTGGTTCGAAAATGTAAAAAAAGGATCCGATTATGTGATTGTAACAGAGGATGATGTTTGGTTTACCAATCCAATCAATGTGGATGAATTATCTAACCAAGCGAAAAAACACGATATCAATCTTCTAAAACTTGGCTGGCTTGGCAATGAGTCTGAGAGAGAAGATCTTAACTTAAAGTCTATTTCCGAAACAGTTGAATCTGCACAGCCAAAGGGACTTCTTTTCTTTTCAAAAAGATGGATGCACGCTTTTTTTTACAATGATTTCAAATTCTATACAATCCTTTATAAATTAGGCAAAGTAGATAATATTACACAAAGAAAATATTGGGCTTTGAACTCCATATTAATGGGATTCTTCAATAAAAGATACTGGCTGGAAATCTGGAAGGAAATGGATGGCAAAGTGGATGAAAAGAAACAGCTTATCAACGCTTCACTCTTCTACAAAAACCACAGAAACAATCCCAACTTCATTTCAAGATTGAAAAGCGAAGCTATGAAAACCACCTTCCAGTCTTCGGCTACTAATTCTTATCACGAATACGGTTTTGATTTCGACGTCAATCAGTTTAATCATTTGATCAATGAAGCCTGGTGGAAAGGGAATTTTGACGCATTGGAGAATTTTCCAAAGGATTTTTCTCAGGATTATTTTAAGGCTTTTGTCTCTGATAAAATTAATATTCCGGAATTTGAAAAATGGGCTGACCAATTTCGCAAACAGTACGAAAATATGGGCTGCAAAACAGAATAA
- a CDS encoding class I SAM-dependent methyltransferase codes for MSKISEITSTFFAYLKRPDLYPELRRKIWKNIFNRSSALRGKDDAEKWCASLAISEKDFIENILKSTFIPFEKIFPKEFAMALQIQAKAPVKLGGAGSLSVIYYINEYTSAQETVETGVAYGWSSFAALASLVHRNGTLYSSDMPYLLQSQSEDFVGCVIPDKYRSNWNLYRFADKESLPKIFSKAKSFDVVHYDSDKSYNGRIWAYNLLFNKVRKGGIFMSDDIGDNAAFKDFCETKGLKPYVVEFDGKYAGLIFKD; via the coding sequence ATGAGTAAAATCTCCGAAATCACATCTACTTTTTTTGCTTACTTGAAACGTCCAGACCTTTACCCGGAACTAAGAAGAAAAATATGGAAAAACATCTTTAACCGTTCTTCGGCATTGCGTGGAAAAGATGATGCAGAAAAGTGGTGCGCGTCTTTGGCAATTTCTGAAAAAGACTTTATAGAAAATATTTTAAAATCGACTTTTATTCCCTTCGAAAAAATTTTCCCGAAGGAGTTTGCAATGGCATTACAGATTCAGGCGAAAGCACCAGTGAAATTGGGCGGGGCTGGATCTCTAAGTGTCATCTATTACATTAATGAGTATACAAGTGCTCAAGAAACTGTAGAAACTGGCGTAGCATACGGTTGGTCTTCTTTTGCTGCTCTGGCATCATTAGTTCACAGGAATGGAACACTTTACAGCTCAGATATGCCTTATCTGCTGCAGAGTCAAAGTGAAGATTTTGTGGGTTGTGTGATTCCGGACAAGTACAGATCAAATTGGAATCTCTACCGATTTGCAGACAAAGAATCTCTGCCAAAAATCTTTTCGAAAGCTAAGTCATTCGATGTGGTACATTATGACAGTGACAAATCTTATAATGGCCGAATCTGGGCTTACAATTTATTATTCAACAAAGTGAGAAAAGGCGGAATTTTTATGAGTGATGATATTGGAGACAATGCAGCTTTCAAAGACTTTTGCGAAACCAAAGGTCTGAAACCTTATGTTGTAGAATTTGATGGTAAATATGCAGGTCTCATTTTCAAAGATTAA